DNA sequence from the Halichoerus grypus chromosome 8, mHalGry1.hap1.1, whole genome shotgun sequence genome:
CCAAGGGGAGAGCTAGCCACCGGGACATATAAAAcagctccttctcttttcaaagcTCTTCTTTGAACCCTGAGTGAGCTTCTTGAGTGTGGAGACCTGCGTTATTCATTCCCATTTCTAGCATGGAGTGCGGTACTAGGCACAACACCCCAAGCTGACCCATGCTCTTAAACATGAGATTGAATTTTGGTTTTAGTACTAACCTTTAAAGAAGAGTTCcagctattatccccattttacaggtaaagatactgaggcacagagggctcAGTGATTTGCCTACGGAAAACCTCAGGTACAAAGGAAGATGGGTACCACTCCAGCAGCTTTCTCGTAAGGGCAGCCTTATGCCCTAGAGGGCCTGGAATCAGAGGTCTGTATGGCACTGtgtctctgagcctccatttccccatctggaaGATGGGGCCAATAGCCTGTGCTCTGTCTGAGTAAGGGTTGTGGCTGGGAGAGCTGGTAGGAGCTAAGAGAATCAGTGTCTATGGAAAGGCTATGCCTGTGCTGGGCActccaggaaggggcaggggcccCCAGGAGAGCATCCCTTCACAGAGGAGCTGCGGGCACCTTGCCTGGCTTGCCCAGGGCAGAATGACGGCTTCTCACCCCTCTTGCCCTCATCCTGCTCCAGCAAGGAAATGGACACCATTTCTGAGGCATCATCCTACACACACTCTGATCAGAGCACCTTTACCAcctttaaaaagattattattgCATAAATCAGGGGAAAATAGTTTGTGAAAAGAATCTTCTCTCAGCATGGAAGTCCTCAGAATATTATTTAGAAGTAGGAGTTATGAAACCTATGTGGTTAAGGACCCCAGAATGCCCTGGAGAGCAGGACTTGGTGATGAGACGACAGGACATTCCTGTAACTTGGAAAGGACCCCCCCCCATCTCCAGTCACCTCACTTGCCAAGGGGGAGGCAGCTGGATAAAACTGATCTGCGAGGCTTCCCCCAGCTCACCCACGCGTGTGCCACACCTAGACTGGGgcttctgctcttcccctgcACTCTGCCCAGATAGAGCTGGAGGGTCAGCTGGGCCCctgagcagagggtgagggggtCCCCACGGAGAGGTAGCCCAGGTGAGAAGACTCGAGTTCACATTCCTTCCACTGATGGGGTGCTGTGTGGCAGTGGGTAAGTTCTCTCCTCCTCTGGGTTTCATCTCTCTACAGCGGAGCTAACAGTAACCTTGAAAGGCTGTTTGCTGTGAGGAACCCCAGGAGACCAACGTTGGGCTAATATTTTTTGTTGGACTGAGGACGCAGTGcctgtttgggggtgggggaagggggtgtggaGCAACTAAAAGGGGTGCATCAGGCAACTTtggcagaaaaataaagaaaaatctgaacaaGATGTAGGCATCTAGGGGCAGCTCCTCTTGTACCAAATATAGTTAAATGTTTGGGGCATATtttccattagatttttttttttttttgtctttgaataaGAGCAGCTATTTATCCACGTCCCCAAACAGGCTGGGGATGGGAGCTGTCTGTGATTCCTGCTGGCTGCTAGTGGACCTGGCATGTGTCCAGGCCTGGCTTGACTGCCAGGGGCTCTCAGAGACAAGTGGTTGTGAACTCAGCCAGGGTTGGGGGCGGATggtggaggaaggcagagagagcccCAGTTCTGCCCAGAGAGGTCTTCTTTGGGGTCACCTGGGGCACGGGGGCACCCAGGGAAAGGTGATGGCCAAGTGCACTCACACACATGGGCCAGTGGCATAGGGGGAGGTTGGAGATAGGGAGAATGATGGCCAATATGACAATGAGGTCCTCTTTGCATGCCTGGCCACTTGTGCTTTCTCAGGTTTGAGGTCatgagaaccaaaaaaaaaaaaaaaaaaaaggtgaaaactCATGAAATCCAAATAAGGTCAGTAGTTTGTTCATAGTATGCTACCAATGTCCATTTCCTGCTTTTGATCACTGTGCTATGGTTATGTAAGGTGTTAACATtgctgggagcagagggaaaggcacacaggaactctctgtactattttgcaATATCCGCATGAgtctaaaatgatttcaaaagaaaaaaaaaatcacctaggaATGTGAACCTGCCCTGTAAACTTCGGAGCACCGCAATCCCCACTGTCCTTTACCAGGCATTTATGGTGGGCCAGGCCCCATGCCTAGGGGCCCATCCAGTCCTCACAAGCCCTGTGAGGGTGCGGGGACAAGcgttagcacagtgcctggcacagagtaaaatCTGGAAAACTTTTAGCCAGTGTTATCATGTTAtccctattttacttttttttaaaaaaaagattttatttatttgaaagagggagagcaggggggaggagcagagggagtgggataagctgactccacgctgagcgtggagcccaaagcggggctcgatcccaggaccccgagatcacaacctgagccgaaatcaagagtcggatgctcaaccgactgagccacccaggtgccccatgttatCCCCATCGTAAAGGGAGGAAACAGATTCTCAAAAGAACAGCAATGACGTGGCCAAGTCACATGGCTAAAAGGTAGCTGAAGTTGGGTGTGATTCCACATGTCCAACCTAAAATATTCGACTACACTAGAGTCCTCTGCtattattttgataaggattattTGTAAACCTTCTTAGGGACCTCTGAATGGAgttgcacgtgcacacacacacacacacaccccaccatatgttgtgtgcttttctttccccatccctTCTCCCACTGGGGGCTTCCTGCGGGCCGGGTACTGTGGTCAGAGGGAAGAGGGCGGGGAAGCTTGGGGtttgggagggatgggctggcaGTGCAACTCCAGAGGCCTCTGCTGCTAATCAAGCCCGTGGGCCGCACACTCCATCCTGGAGGCTTGGTGGTTGGACCCAGAACACAATCCCATCCCCTGTGGCGTGTTCTGTGACTGACCTCTTATGCTCTGAGCCCTGACAGGTAGAGCAGCATCTCCTGGGTGGGAGGTTCTGTCTGTGTCCTCCATTTGGGTGAGAGCCGAGGCCTTTCCAGTTTGTCCCAACTCAGCCAGCCCCAGAATAGATCTCCCAGGGTCTAGCACAGGGAGGCTAGGACTCAGACCCAGTCTGCCACTGAGTGGCCTGGCCTGCCTCTGACCTGGCTGACCATCTGTTGCAGAGGACACCTACAGCTCCGAGGAGACAGTGGACCACCAGCCTGTCCACCTGAGGGTCATGGATACTGCAGACCTGGTAAATTACCCCCATTACCCATGGAGAGCTGAGAGTCAGTGCACCCTCCTGAGAAGTCCTGCTCCCAGAGTGGAGGCCTCAGATGGGAATTTGCAAACTTGTTAAGCTCTAGTTTGCTATGTGACCCTGAATGAGGCACTGACCTCTCTGGAcctgaatcttttcttttttttttttttttttttttttttttaagattttttatttatttatttgagagagagagaatgagagagagcaagcacatgagaggggggagggtcagagggagaagcagactccctgctgagcagggagcccgatgcgggactcgatccagggactccaggatcatgacctgagccgaaggcagttgcctaaccaactgagccacccaggcacccgtggaCCTGAATCTTTTCATTTGCCAAGGGAGAAGGGATGGGACGGGGCCTGGGGAGACCTGATGGTTGCTGGCGTCAGCTCTGAGATCCTCTGTTTTGGGATTTGATGCTCATGCATATACGGAGATGGGGCACACACTTTTATGCAGAGGCCCCCCCTGGCCCAGGTCCCCTCAGTACACACATTCCCCCTTTGTTCTCACCACCCCCTGCCAGGACTGGATACCAATTATTCTCAGAAGCCCAGGGGCACCATCAACCTGACCCCAAACCAGCAGTGCCCAGGGACAGCCGGGTCTCTTAGCAGCCATGCCAGAGTCTTGGCTCTGTGCCCCAGAGGCCAAGGTCTCCGAGCCTCTGGCTGGGTGGTGGGAGTGAGGCTCCCGAGACAATGCCTCCTTTCACACCAAGCCAAATCCACACTCAAGTGCCCCTTTGAAAAGGGCCCTGCTGGGGAACAGTATACAAAGAcccagggagtggggaggtgggatGGAGCAGCTCAGGTGAAGGCCTTTACCCCCAGCGAGGCTTCCCTCCTTCGTCCAGGACACCCCCAGGAACTGTGAGCGCTACCTGAACTGGGCCCACGCGTTCCTGGTGGTGTACAGCATGGACAGCCGCCAGAGTTTCAAGGACAGCAGCAGCTACCTGGAGCTGCTCGCTTTGCACGCCAAGGAGACCCAGCGCAGCTCCCCTGCCCTGCTGCTAGGCAACAAGCTGGACATGGCGCAGTACAGGTGAGCGCGGGCGGTGTGTCCTCCTCGCTGGAGCCCACTGGCCTCATTTGGAAAGGCTGTGTGTCATCATCGGGGATTATTGGGCTGCTAAGGAAAGTAATCCCTGCGAACTTGGGTTAAAGAGTACAGTGTGCGTGGCCTTCCAGACAGGccagggcaggaagggaagaGCTTCTGGCCCACACAGGGGTTGGACCCTAAAAGTCAGAAAAGCCACTGCTTCCATCCTCATGGGGCTTTGTGGTCTCTCTCAGCCTCACCCTCTCTTGCCTGTCTATATGACGTTCCATCCTCACTCCCCATAGCTGGCTGGTTATTATTCAGTGCCCAATTCCAGTTCTGAGAAGAAAGGCCGTGATTGGCTCCTTGAGTCAAGTGTCTGGTCTGGTCCAACCAGCTCTCATCTCACCCAAGCATGGCCCCACACTCACTCCAACCATTGGCGGTGCTGAGGGCAGCTTCTCTTAGAACGGGCTGGACTTGAATTAGAGGTCACAGACTGGGCCAGGGGGCAGATTACCAGCAAATACTGCAGCATTTTGCTTGGCGAGCACAGTATTTTAAAAGACCTGGAATTGGAATGCTTTGAGGAGGGGTATGCCCTCTCCAGCTGACTCAGGCCTTACCACTCTCCATGGCTTTCCTCCACTCTCTCCATACATTCGAGTTGCTTGCCTGGCCCCTGAAAGCATGACACTCCCACTTGAGTAATCCCACTGCCCTTGTCCCAACACTGACATTTGTCCTATGTGGCCTGTCCACCTTCAACGTCTGGTGCCTTCCACCCAtcttccatctgtccctccctgtTCATGGCCAGTCACTCCTGCTTCCCCAGACCCCAAAGGCCCATTGGCTGGGATAAGCCAGGAAGGGACCTTTGGTGCAGAACAAATCAGaagggcagtgggaaagggaggtgCAGTCTCATGAAGAGGGGCCACTGTAGGAGCCTTCAAAGGCCATCAAGCCCTCAGACAAAGACAAATTCCATCCCGGGGAATGAAGGAAGTTGTGTGATCTTAAAACCGAAAGGTGGTTTTTGAGGAATCAGAGCCCACGATGCCTGGAAGAGGGGTCAGAAGACTGAATTGCGGTAAATCCATCTTCAGTATGAGGGGAAAAACTAGACCACTGTTTTGATCCCAGTCTCTGCCGCAGGGATTGTCTAAAAATGGTTGGGGAGCAAATAACAAAGATTATGGGGCTCAGCCAGAGCAGCTTCAGTTCCCGAAGGAAAGTTGTGGCCGTTTACCCTCATTTCCTTCTTTGATCCAGTCTGGTAGTGGATCAGGATTTGATGCACAGTCAGTCTTGTAGCTGAGCATTGGTGTATCTCCCAGGACTATCTTGCAGCTACGTGGTAAATTGTGGGTTAGAGCATGGTAAATTGTGGGTGAGAGTGGTTCCCAAATCGCTGATAAAATTGTCACCAGGCTGCAGCTGAACAAGAGAGGATCATGTGACATGCGTGTGTCCCCCATTCACACACATGTATGCATGCATGGGGTGCTAGTTTCTGAAAATTCATGAATTCAAGCCCGCACAATGAGAAATTTTTAGACTCAAGCTTGtcataaaagcaaataatatcAAGTGTTCCCTCAGAACGGTTCCTCAGGAAACAGCTTACAGACAGGACACCAGCCCTGGGTGGGGAGTCTAGATGCTCTGCCCCTGGCCCTTTTTGTCCCAGTCACTCTCTGTCTGATACTCCCCCCGGGCAGCTAGCCCACTGCCAGCCCCCCTGCTCTTGCCAAATTAACCTTGGCTCAGAAACCTCTTCGCATCACTACCCACTGGTCTCATGGGCTGTGCCACTGTCCCCAGGAATGGCAGCGCAAGGTGGTCGCCAAGATTCAGCCAGTGGAACCTTGGCCTCAAAACCTCAGgtacccccaccccttccttcttCTGGACATCTGACCGACCCAAGAGCTGGTCTTTTTCCTCTCACCTTGATTCCCATGGCTTTCAGGCCAGAAGCTTCAAGGACCTCCCCAGTTAAATAGTCGATCCCGTCAGGAAAGAGGGTATAGGACGAAGCTGACAATAGGCGTtgttctctctcccattctctccctccttcccatgaAATGTCACCCttgctctcccctgcccctcccttggACGAGCAGGCAACTCTCTGCATGAGCCCCAGAACTCTGCCAACCACAGGCATCCCGAGGCgcctcaccctcccctcctctgtggTCTCACACCTTTCCGTCCAGACCACTGCCTTTCTCTGGAGCTGATCCCACAGGCTGGGGCTGAGGGTGGCTCATTTCCTGACCAAGGACCCATGCTGGCCTAgaggaaggcagggctgggaaTGACCATCTTCTTCCAGCCACAAGCAGGGTCTAGCCAGTAAGCTGCTCCCTTGCCCACGCTTTGTTCCTAGATTCTGCTTTGGAGACATCAGCCACCATTTATCGAGCACAGACTCTGTGCCAGGTAATACACCAGGCACACGATACAAATGGactttcttaattcttttaacaACCCTGCGGGGCAGATGTCATTATCCCATTGTACTCACGAGATGACTGCAGGTCACCAAGCCCGTGAGTGGGGAAACGAGCGTAGGCGCGGGCCTCCCCGACTTGCACGCTCGCTCCTGACCCTGCCTCGCCCTGCTTCCCCACCAGGCAGGTCACCAAGGCAGAGGGCGCCGCCTTGGCGGGCAAGTTCGGGTGCCTGTTTTTCGAGGTCTCGGCCTGCCTGGACTTTGAGCACGTGCAGCATGTCTTCCACGAGGCCGTGCGGGAGGCGCGGCGGGAGCTGGAGAAGCATTCCCTGCCCCGGCCCCTCTTCATCTCCGAGGAGAGGGCCCTGCCCCACCAGGCTCCGCTCACCGCCCGGCATGGCCTGGCCAGCTGTACCTTCAACACGCTTTCCACCGTCAGCCTGAAGGAGATGCCTGCCGTGGCCCAGGCCAAGCTGGTCACTGTGAAGTCATCCCGGGCCCAGAGCAAGCGCAAGGCGCCCACCCTGACCCTGTTGAAGGGCTTCAAGATCTTCTGAGGGCACCCCTCCGGATCCCGGACTCAGCAGCTGGCCGGGGCTTTCCCTCTGATGGAGCAATAGCCCCGGCCCTCTGGCGGACAGTTGACCCCTCTTCCAGCACCAAGTAGTGTCCCGGACACCCAGTTCACTGTGTGAGCTGGAGGGACAGGCAGGAACGCTGCTCTTCCTTGCTCCAGGCCTTGGTTTCCATGGTAGCCACTGCATTCCCTGACCCTGAAGGGAAATAGCCACTGAGACAACCCAGAGACCTGGGGTCAGCCTCAAGTGGAAGGAAGTTGCAGTGTCCATCGTGGTGCCATGACTCCTTCCTGCTCCAGCTGCAGCCAGGCCAGATGTGGCCCCTAGGGGACGGCTCTGGATGGTCCCTAAGTGTAGGCCCGAGAACATGCTGCAGGAGCAACCCTGAGGTCCTAGCACCATCTGGTGGACGGGAAGGACAGAGCGGCTACAAGTTGGGGGGGAGGCGCCTTGAGCCTGGCCCTCCTGCTGTCCTCTGACTTCACAGAAGCCCCAGGCAACAAACTCCACAGTTTAAATAATCCTACGGGACAGGCTGTGAGAAGCAAAATTCCCAGGAAGGGCTATTTCCAGTACTTTACCTTTCGGTGAGGACTGGGGGCTCTGGATCATCTGGGATAAGGAGCCTCCAATGTTTTTTCCCCCAGGAGACAGTGCCCCCTTATTTTCCCATCTTAAATTCAGGACTCTCTCCACAGACCCTCAGGACCAGCCTCCTGAAGTTTAATGATCAGAGCTGCAGAACAAAGTCATTCTCTCTAGTGACCAGCCCCCAGGACTCCCGGGAGCCTACAACTGGGGGTATCACTCACCCAGTGGGCACTGTTAGCCGGCCTGAGGCTCGTAGGTGGAAACACAGTAGGCCATCTATAGTCTAGTGTAGCAGGACCCAGTACCTTCGACAGTGGGTCTGAGTGTTCTAAGTCCACTTTTGAAAGATAGAAGCTAAGGCATTTGGGGTTCAGAAAGCAATTTTTTGCATAAATTATTTGGGGTCACCACCGCAGCTGATACACTGTGGCTCAGACACAGGATCAGGACACTCTCTTGGGATCCCATTGTCAGCACAGGGAGTTCCGCAGTTTTCTAACTCTCTTTACCTTGGGGCCCCTGGCCCAAAGGAAGTCTCTCGTGGGCCCTCAGCAGATAAGCAGGTAAAGGAGAGGGCTCTGCTAGGAGCAAAGGGATGTGAAGGGGATTCTGAGCCCGGAATCCTGCTCTTGGCAATTCCAGGACCTTGGATTAAGAACAACAGTTCTAACCCGGCCTTCAGCCCCATTCTGTGGATGGAGAAGCTGAGGTCAGAGGGAGGCTGTGAACTCCTCAAGAGCACACGAGGAGTCCTGGCCAGGCTTCCTGACCCACAGGCTGACTATGGATTTCTCGCTCCTGCTCCAAGCCGCTTGTGTTGGAACACGGCCGTTTGAACAAACTATGCAATTCTAAATGCCCACTTCCAGAAACCTTttaataaaaagtgtttttttcccccataacaGAATATTAGTTTGATTGCAGTTCGTTCATCTTATCTGCTGGCAACATGGGGCAGGGCTCTGAACTCTTACTAGGTCTCCGATTCTTGTGGGTCTGGAAGGAGAGCTAGTGGCGCATCTGCCTCTTTTAACTCAATTGCCACCTGGGCTAAATTGTGCTTTTCTGAGAGCAAAGTCTCTCTTAGGATGTTCAGGTTATTGTCATCTCTGGTTTCAGCCTCAGCCAAGTCTTGGAGTTCTGGTTTGTTTTTCCCCAGGAGTTTTTGATTTCTGGGAGGAGAGAAAACACTGTTGAATCTGGGTTCCCTGAGCTGGGGTACTGAGTGATTGGGGGCAAGACTGGGTCTCCCAAGTAGATTAGCGGGTTGGAGGGGAAAATCCAGTAGGCAGTCCTGGGAACTGTTAGGGGAGAAAGCCCAGATAGTTTGGTGTTCTTTTGGCAGAGAAATGGCTTATTCTCGTCCGTGTATCATCTCAGCAAATCCTCATTGCCACCATGAGCTCAACTATTCTCACCCCTTGCTCCCCTTACAGGTGAAATGGGGTTCAAAAAGGTCAAAGATGCACATACCTTGGACATGCATTTAAGTCTCCTGACTCTGGGTTCTGTGTCCTTGTTATCCCATTCCCACCCTCATCCACCTCATCCCCAAACTACTTTAGGAAGTTCCTAACTAATCTTCCTGCTTCTAGGTGCTTGCTTTTCCAAACCAGCCCACACACAGCAGTCATGTTTCTAAAACCCCAGTGTGCACACATCACTCCTCAGCTCAAGCACCTTtagtggctccccactgcccatgTCCTTAAGCTGGTGTTCAAGACCTAGCCTTTCTTCCAGTAACTCCCCCAAGTGTCCTCCCTCTGAAGGTGGTCTTACTCAAGGTACCCCTAGGCTTCCTGGCCATTGTGGAGGAACCCAGCTGTGGTAACGGCTGACTGCCCAGAGAATCTGCTCGGGCCACAGGGGGAGCAGCTCAGTGTCTGCTGCTCCCATGGACAGCCACTTTGTCCCTGAGTTGACCTTGCTGAAGGCGATGCTTCCTGACAGGGTAAGAAAGGCAAGGTCACATTTTTAGGAGCTACACCCCTTTGGTTCCTTTTATATCCTACATCCAGACTAATCTTGCTAAAACAGACCTTTCATGTCCCTGTGCAAAGCTATCCTctggctccccagtgcccatgAGCTAGAACCTGAATTCCTTGGGACCCATACATTCTGGGTCCTTCCCTCCTCTtgtcctccctccatccccatgCCACGTCACATTGCACAGCCATATGGGCCAGGCCTCCTCCTCCAGCACCTCAAGCTTGGTGCCTATTGTCCCTCAGTCTAGAAGGCTTCCTCAGcccactctccctttctctctttgcccAGAAGGCCCCAGATCCCACCACTGAGCTCCCACACTCTCTGTATCTCCCACACTGAGCATCTGTCACTCTAAACCACACTTGGCTCCCCACCAAAGTGTAAATTCTACAAGGCTGCATTTTGCTGTCCCAAAGGGTGGCTAGCCAAGACCTCTAGATGCCCGCTCCCTAGATTTCCCTTGGGAGGGCAGGTCCCTCACCCCCCAGAGACCACCCCCAGACCAGCTCCTCACCTGTTTGCCTGGATGCTCCTTCCCAGGAGGACGAAGCTTATCACGCCCACCACACCCACCAGGGCAAAGATGGAATAATTCCAAGGAGATGCTGGGGAAGGACACACAGAACAGAGCCTTGAGGAGAGGCTGGGTGCCCCTCAGGCCCACTAGCAGTTGGGGCTTGGGCTCAGACTCAGCTCATGGCATCAGTCATCCCCTGCTGTGAGCCAGGTGTTGTAGAGACTAACGAAGATGAGCCCCTGCCCTGCGGGACCtccagtgtgggggagggggaggggcaattTCTGCTCTGCAGAAGCCCTAAtctaagtggggggggggaaggggtggcAGTGAAACTGTGTCCTACAACTGCCAACAGAGAATACATAAAGTGGCCAATCTGAATTTGGATAATGAGATGTGTCCACACCGTACCAAAATGAGGCAGGATCCAGCCCTGGAGCCATTGCGTTTGCTGTTCCCCTTAccaggaatgctcttcccccacaTAATCTGCGGGGCTCATCATTTCATCTCCTGCAAGCCCTTATTCAAATGTCAGCTTCTTGGTGAGGCCTTCCTTGACCGTGGTACCtacccttctcttccctttctgtgcttaatttttctccatacTGCTCATCACCCACATGCTCTGCATTTTAGTCATTtgtcttgttgattttctctctcaTTAGAATGTGTGCTGCACTGAGGGCAGAGACTTTTGTGCTTCATTCACGACTGTAAGCCCACTGCTGAGAACGGTGCCCGGTGTGCAGAAGGaacttaatgaatatttgtgaCCGATccgataaatgaagaaaatgaatgacCAAGCCCTGAGAAGAGGGTGCGGTGAGGCCAGACCCCTCTGGGAATTAAGACCCCCCTCAGCCTCAGTCCCCACCTTGGGGGGAAATGTGCAGCCAGTACTGGAGGAGGCAACTGTGTCGGGGGATTTCAGCCAGATTCCACTCCTTGTGCTGAGGCCCAtatgccccctccccaaccccccccccacttacCATCTTCCACCCGAAAAAACCAAAGCATTTCTTCCAGCAGTTCCTGAGGCACCGTGGTACTGGCTGGGGCTTGGATGACCCCCTCACTGTGGTCCATGCCCCCTGCTCCTGGTTGGGATACGTTTCTGCCAACGAAATCCTTAGGTCTCTTGGCTCCCCAGGTGCCCTCCTGGCTTGCTAGGTTCCGGCCTCTGGGCAAAGCCCTGAAGACCCCTGAAACAAAGCAGAGAGCGTGACTGGATAGCCCATCCCAGATTGACCTCCCTTACTGCCCAAACCCAGCTCTCCTCTGGCGCACAGTTACTGGACCAAGACGGCTGGGACTCAGGGCAGGTGGAGTCTGGAGAGGCAGAAACCATCGAAGTAGGAGTCATTCAAGTCTTTAGTAAGATTCATTATGTGTGGAGAAGAGCGTTGACCTGGGAGTGAGGAGGATTGAGTCACTGACGGGCTATGGGACCCTTGCGGGGAACATTGTCAGTTTTTTGCCTGCCCAGCATCCCCAACTAGCTTCTGCAGCCCAGTGCCCTCCGTCACTCTGGTTTCTTAGCGAGTTGTCCCACCTCTCGCCATTGATTTTCCTGTGGCAGCCAATCTCACAGGCCCCTGTGTCCCCACCAGGGCCAGGCCTGTCAGTCTCTCTCCTGGACATGGGCATACCTGTGACCCGGAGCTGAGAATAGGAAAATGCCAGAGAGAGGTACCTGCTAGCACCTGCCAGAGAGCCGGGCGCCACACAAGAGCCTGAACTCATGCTCCCTGGATAAATCCCTTCCTTAATTTGAGCCTGTTCCCATTCCTATAAAACAAAGCAGGTTCAGCGGTGTTTACCAGACCTCAGTCCGTCCCCAAACAGCCACAAATCTTGACATATTCTTGTACTGCCTGTACTATTTTTACTTAACCTAAAACATCCTACTATCCacattcaaatgaaaagaaataggtgCAATTAACTTTGGCAATATATTTCCTTTAATCCAACATAACCCAAATATTCTCATTTCagtgtaatcaatataaaaatggttgcgatattttacatttttcataccAAGTCTCTGAAATTGGGTGTAGATTTTACACGTATTGCATATCTCAGTTCtgactagtcacatttcaagtgctcagtaggcTCATGAGGCTACTGTATGATACAGCCCAGGTCTGTGCCCAGGCCAGGGCCAGGCTGTGGCAGCTGATTCTCCCGGCTGCTCTGGGCTCCCAGCTTGAGGACAGCAGGCCATGGGGAGTGAGCCTTGGGCTGAGGGCCAAGGAGCTGGCCCCTCATCTGGCTCTGCCTCTGGTTAATTTGTCTAAGCAAATCACTGGGTCctctgaagaacagaaaaggaaataatagggAAAATAAGATTATC
Encoded proteins:
- the RASL12 gene encoding ras-like protein family member 12 isoform X2 codes for the protein MSSVFGKPRAGSGPQSAPLEVNLAILGRRGAGKSALTVKFLTRRFISEYDPNLEDTYSSEETVDHQPVHLRVMDTADLDTPRNCERYLNWAHAFLVVYSMDSRQSFKDSSSYLELLALHAKETQRSSPALLLGNKLDMAQYRQVTKAEGAALAGKFGCLFFEVSACLDFEHVQHVFHEAVREARRELEKHSLPRPLFISEERALPHQAPLTARHGLASCTFNTLSTVSLKEMPAVAQAKLVTVKSSRAQSKRKAPTLTLLKGFKIF
- the RASL12 gene encoding ras-like protein family member 12 isoform X1 gives rise to the protein MSSVFGKPRAGSGPQSAPLEVNLAILGRRGAGKSEDTYSSEETVDHQPVHLRVMDTADLDTPRNCERYLNWAHAFLVVYSMDSRQSFKDSSSYLELLALHAKETQRSSPALLLGNKLDMAQYRQVTKAEGAALAGKFGCLFFEVSACLDFEHVQHVFHEAVREARRELEKHSLPRPLFISEERALPHQAPLTARHGLASCTFNTLSTVSLKEMPAVAQAKLVTVKSSRAQSKRKAPTLTLLKGFKIF
- the SLC51B gene encoding organic solute transporter subunit beta isoform X1; this encodes MRKGRGCVPSAVTTTTGRDGDQGVFRALPRGRNLASQEGTWGAKRPKDFVGRNVSQPGAGGMDHSEGVIQAPASTTVPQELLEEMLWFFRVEDASPWNYSIFALVGVVGVISFVLLGRSIQANRNQKLLGKNKPELQDLAEAETRDDNNLNILRETLLSEKHNLAQVAIELKEADAPLALLPDPQESET
- the SLC51B gene encoding organic solute transporter subunit beta isoform X2; amino-acid sequence: MDHSEGVIQAPASTTVPQELLEEMLWFFRVEDASPWNYSIFALVGVVGVISFVLLGRSIQANRNQKLLGKNKPELQDLAEAETRDDNNLNILRETLLSEKHNLAQVAIELKEADAPLALLPDPQESET